In the genome of Actinomadura graeca, one region contains:
- the iolB gene encoding 5-deoxy-glucuronate isomerase codes for MDGGTAVCTVTPASAGWAYSGLRVLALGPGEEAALETGDAETLVLPLAGACAVTVAAPAGGTVTFELTGRRDVFSRVTDFAYVPRDAAVRVSSREGGRFALPSARCERRLPPRYGPAERVPVELRGAGGMARQVNNFCTPGAFEADRLIACEVLTPGGNWSSYPPHKHDEQTPEESVLEEIYYFEVADAPDGGPGIGYQRVYGTTDVLEEVRTGDTVLIPHGWHGPSMAVPGYDLYYLNVMAGPGERAWRICDDPAHAWIRGTWPGLPADPRLPMTSAAGPRDHREGGR; via the coding sequence GTGGACGGCGGGACCGCGGTGTGCACGGTGACCCCCGCGAGCGCCGGGTGGGCGTACTCGGGGCTGCGCGTCCTCGCGCTCGGGCCGGGGGAGGAGGCCGCGCTGGAGACCGGCGACGCCGAGACGCTCGTGCTGCCGCTGGCCGGGGCGTGCGCCGTGACGGTCGCCGCCCCGGCGGGCGGCACCGTGACGTTCGAGCTCACCGGCCGCCGCGACGTGTTCTCCCGGGTGACCGACTTCGCCTACGTGCCCCGCGACGCGGCGGTGCGGGTCTCCTCCCGGGAGGGCGGCCGGTTCGCGCTGCCCTCCGCCCGCTGCGAGCGGCGGCTGCCGCCCCGCTACGGCCCCGCCGAGCGGGTGCCCGTGGAACTGCGCGGCGCGGGGGGCATGGCCCGGCAGGTCAACAACTTCTGCACGCCCGGCGCGTTCGAGGCGGACCGGCTGATCGCCTGCGAGGTGCTGACGCCGGGCGGGAACTGGTCGTCCTACCCGCCGCACAAGCACGACGAGCAGACGCCGGAGGAGTCGGTCCTGGAGGAGATCTACTACTTCGAGGTCGCGGACGCGCCGGACGGCGGCCCCGGCATCGGCTACCAGCGGGTCTACGGCACCACCGACGTGCTGGAGGAGGTCCGGACCGGCGACACGGTGCTGATCCCGCACGGCTGGCACGGCCCGTCCATGGCCGTGCCCGGCTACGACCTGTACTACCTGAACGTGATGGCCGGACCGGGCGAGCGCGCCTGGCGGATCTGCGACGACCCCGCGCACGCCTGGATCCGCGGCACCTGGCCGGGGCTGCCGGCCGACCCGCGGCTGCCGATGACCTCGGCCGCCGGACCCCGCGACCACCGGGAGGGCGGACGATGA
- a CDS encoding Cgl0159 family (beta/alpha)8-fold protein, with translation MSTGTFAGRLAEIAEIRAVRPAAIAEAAARRVRSAAPPARLMIIAADHPARGALRAGGDPLALGDRADLLERMCVALARPGVDGVLGTPDVIEDLLLLGALEGKVVIGSMNRGGLAGAAFEADDRFTAYTAPALARARLDGGKMLLRVDLADPATARTLEACAHAVTDLAAHGLMALVEPFMSSREGGGRLRNLLTPEAMVHAVSIASGLGATSAHTWLKVPVVDRMEEVMAASTLPALLLGGEVPADPDAALAGWKAALALPTVRGLVVGRSLLYPPGGDVAGAVDAAAGLL, from the coding sequence GTGAGCACGGGGACGTTCGCCGGGCGGCTCGCGGAGATCGCCGAGATCAGGGCGGTGCGGCCGGCGGCCATCGCGGAGGCCGCCGCCCGGCGCGTCCGGTCCGCGGCGCCGCCCGCCCGCCTGATGATCATCGCGGCCGACCACCCGGCCCGGGGCGCGCTGCGCGCCGGGGGCGATCCGCTGGCCCTGGGCGACCGCGCGGACCTGCTGGAGCGGATGTGCGTCGCGCTCGCCCGGCCCGGCGTCGACGGCGTGCTCGGCACCCCGGACGTGATCGAGGACCTGCTGCTGCTCGGCGCGCTGGAGGGCAAGGTCGTCATCGGCTCGATGAACCGCGGCGGCCTCGCCGGCGCCGCGTTCGAAGCCGACGACAGGTTCACCGCCTACACCGCGCCCGCCCTCGCACGCGCCCGGCTGGACGGCGGCAAGATGCTGCTGCGCGTCGACCTCGCCGACCCGGCGACCGCGCGGACGCTGGAGGCGTGCGCGCACGCGGTGACCGACCTCGCCGCGCACGGGCTGATGGCGCTGGTCGAGCCGTTCATGTCGTCCCGGGAGGGCGGCGGTCGCCTGCGCAACCTGCTGACGCCCGAGGCGATGGTCCACGCGGTGTCGATCGCCTCGGGGCTCGGCGCCACGTCCGCGCACACCTGGTTGAAGGTCCCGGTGGTGGACCGGATGGAGGAGGTCATGGCCGCTTCGACGCTGCCCGCCCTGCTGCTCGGCGGGGAGGTCCCCGCCGACCCGGACGCCGCGCTGGCCGGCTGGAAGGCCGCGCTGGCGCTGCCGACCGTCCGCGGCCTGGTCGTGGGCCGCTCCCTGCTCTACCCGCCCGGCGGCGACGTCGCGGGGGCCGTCGACGCCGCGGCGGGCCTGCTGTGA